The Neodiprion fabricii isolate iyNeoFabr1 chromosome 4, iyNeoFabr1.1, whole genome shotgun sequence genome window below encodes:
- the LOC124179703 gene encoding 39S ribosomal protein L16, mitochondrial: protein MLTTKCIFRALLAVKDVPLTAPIALGLKHFPLPKQYGEIEFPERRKLKPIDKMPQFPPNIRAPKMQKRLRYMRGPEVVHNTLLHKQYAMVATRGGRLRWEHFEVIRLMVNRMIDTDRMFAIWRVDPPWQPVTKKGQGQRMGGGKGAIDHYVTPIKAGRVVFEIGGQCEFVEVKPIIDKVVVKMPFAAEATSQELMDKMKMREEKGKQLNMNDWSFEYIIKNNMGGCHQWISPVDRRWFGKHR, encoded by the exons ATGCTGACAACTAAATGTATTTTCCGAGCGTTGTTAGCCg TGAAAGATGTTCCTCTAACAGCCCCAATAGCCTTAGGGTTGAAGCATTTTCCATTGCCGAAACAGTACGGAG aaatCGAGTTCCCtgaacgtcgaaaattgaagcCTATAGATAAAATGCCGCAGTTTCCTCCCAATATAAGAGCACCAAAAATGCAGAAGAGATTGCGATACATGCGCGGACCTGAAGTTGTGCATAACACACTCTTGCACAAGCAATACGCGATGGTT GCCACCAGAGGCGGTAGATTGAGGTGGGAACACTTCGAAGTGATACGACTGATGGTCAATCGAATGATCGATACGGACCGAATGTTTGCTATTTGGAGAGTAGATCCGCCTTGGCAACCGGTCACCAAGAAA GGTCAAGGACAGAGAATGGGTGGTGGAAAAGGAGCAATCGACCACTACGTCACCCCGATAAAAGCAGGTCGAGTGGTATTCGAGATAGGAGGACAATGCGAGTTTGTCGAGGTGAAACCCATCATTGATAAAGTTGTCGTAAAAATGCCTTTTGCGGCCGAAGCGACCAGCCAGGAATTGAtggataaaatgaaaatgagagaagaaaaggGGAAACAACTCAACATGAACGATTGGTCGTTCgagtatataataaaaaataacatggGAGGATGCCATCAATGGATATCTCCTGTCGATAGAAGGTGGTTTGGTAAACATCGTTAA